A stretch of the Candidatus Hydrogenedentota bacterium genome encodes the following:
- a CDS encoding prepilin-type N-terminal cleavage/methylation domain-containing protein: MDKVDAAVTEPRASRLAPCALRLAPCPLSLAPGFTMVELLVAIALFAVLMSGVVMLFVGSVRSARTSYQQLDAFEKARSALTIIEDDLIPSHFIRDYGVIRTFYGTPIGMTFIQRTKVPGGSDNYKCSRVTYVVYNRVIYRNKLIQEEGDSDNISTDAYPYRFPEALEDYIAGYDTNGNPVYFSDGMPRFRDAYPYPLLKYFEKNMDNLNNFPVPWLDERGEPTRFGVILNNLLAEHPDSNGHIITVTKKRLTEEQSKILWSTKCEMWIRMLAGGDSGIDNINFWAEFNLEPLDYMVTDNILSTLAPNRVSASYPPGRDFGADPNINRKDQPFGGFVFFGYGMNDETPDANKNRVFNPFWSEELWPEMIIISFWLMFESPYPGAPDFKRHFNLQLNIPAAYGRRP, translated from the coding sequence ATGGACAAGGTAGATGCGGCGGTTACCGAGCCTCGCGCCTCGCGCCTCGCGCCTTGCGCCTTGCGCCTTGCGCCTTGCCCCTTGTCCCTTGCTCCTGGCTTCACCATGGTGGAGTTGCTGGTCGCGATTGCGCTGTTCGCGGTGCTGATGTCGGGAGTTGTGATGCTGTTCGTCGGCAGCGTGCGGTCCGCGCGGACCAGTTACCAGCAGCTTGATGCGTTCGAGAAGGCCCGCAGCGCCCTAACCATTATAGAAGACGATCTTATTCCTTCTCATTTTATTCGTGACTATGGGGTTATCCGAACTTTTTATGGCACACCCATCGGCATGACATTCATTCAACGAACAAAAGTACCGGGTGGATCCGACAACTATAAATGTTCACGAGTCACCTACGTTGTTTACAACCGGGTTATTTATAGAAACAAATTGATTCAAGAAGAAGGAGATTCGGATAACATCTCGACCGATGCTTATCCCTACCGGTTTCCTGAAGCGTTGGAAGATTATATCGCGGGATATGATACCAATGGTAACCCTGTCTACTTTTCCGATGGCATGCCGCGGTTCCGAGATGCCTATCCGTATCCGTTGCTCAAATACTTCGAAAAGAACATGGATAACCTAAATAATTTTCCCGTGCCATGGTTGGATGAAAGAGGCGAGCCAACGCGATTTGGCGTGATTCTAAATAATCTGCTTGCTGAACACCCAGACTCTAACGGCCACATTATAACCGTTACGAAAAAACGCCTTACTGAAGAACAATCCAAAATTTTGTGGTCTACAAAGTGTGAAATGTGGATCCGGATGCTCGCTGGCGGGGATTCTGGAATAGATAATATCAATTTCTGGGCCGAATTTAATCTCGAACCGCTCGATTACATGGTAACTGACAATATTCTTTCAACGCTTGCGCCGAACCGCGTTAGCGCCAGTTACCCTCCCGGACGCGATTTTGGCGCCGATCCCAACATAAATCGCAAAGACCAGCCATTCGGCGGATTTGTATTTTTTGGTTATGGCATGAATGATGAAACACCAGATGCCAATAAGAATAGAGTTTTCAATCCATTTTGGTCGGAAGAGCTTTGGCCGGAAATGATTATCATCAGTTTCTGGCTCATGTTTGAGAGCCCCTATCCCGGCGCGCCGGATTTCAAGCGCCATTTCAACTTGCAGCTCAATATCCCCGCCGCTTATGGGAGGCGGCCCTAG